In Drosophila innubila isolate TH190305 chromosome 2R unlocalized genomic scaffold, UK_Dinn_1.0 1_C_2R, whole genome shotgun sequence, the following are encoded in one genomic region:
- the LOC117784419 gene encoding uncharacterized protein LOC117784419, translating to MLQLKTTLLCCGLLAVLVGHCQVAAKKNETLVDPDCPPDDDRDGNDELCKDFQILRDLIDFEVLAELIQSHYQCDAKFRKAVCYYKTSRFNLVIEQLQRSEAYHELLEVLRNAGINTTDIDNIADIFECIEVPIMPIDKKYNCKELRGHTFIGDVLAAMPHQAIREYSYSSRVNNTNFALFRQTVTSAEFQAALRSNLLKRDAVRALNVLRRNGWDLPELLRGAMSILSW from the exons ATGTTGCAACTGAAAACTACACTGCTGTGCTGCGGATTGCTGGCAGTCCTAGTTGGCCACTGCCAGGTGGCGGCTAAAAAGAACGAGACCCTGGTGGATCCCGATTGCCCACCGGATGACGATCGCGATGGCAATGACGAGCTGTGCAAGGACTTTCAGATACTACGTGATCTCATCGATTTCGAAGTGCTCGCTGAGTTGATTCAATCCCACTATCAATGCGACGCCAAGTTCCGCAAGGCTGTGTGCTATTACAAGACGTCACGTTTTAACCTGGTTATCGAGCAACTGCAGAGGAGCGAAGCCTACCATGAATTGCTCGAGGTACTGCGCAACGCGGGAATTAACACCACGGACATTGACAACATTGCTGACATCTTTGAGTGCATTGAGGTGCCAATCATGCCGATCGACAAGAAGTACAACTGCAAGGAACTGCGTGGACACACCTTCATAGGCGATGTCCTGGCTGCCATGCCTCATCAGGCAATACGCGAATATTCGTACAGTTCCCGCGTTAACAATACCAACTTTGCCCTCTTTAGACAAACTGTAACCTCAGCCGAGTTCCAGGCCGCACTGCGCTCCAATCTG TTGAAACGCGACGCAGTTCGTGCCCTGAATGTCCTTCGTCGCAACGGCTGGGATTTGCCGGAGCTGCTCCGTGGCGCCATGTCCATTCTGTCCTGGTGA